The following coding sequences lie in one Gorilla gorilla gorilla isolate KB3781 chromosome 5, NHGRI_mGorGor1-v2.1_pri, whole genome shotgun sequence genomic window:
- the UBE2J1 gene encoding ubiquitin-conjugating enzyme E2 J1 isoform X2, with product MKEAAELKDPTDHYHAQPLEDNLFEWHFTVRGPPDSDFDGGVYHGRIVLPPEYPMKPPSIILLTANGRFEVGKKICLSISGHHPETWQPSWSIRTALLAIIGFMPTKGEGAIGSLDYTPEERRALAKKSQDFCCEGCGSAMKDVLLPLKSGSDSSQADQEAKELARQISFKAEVNSSGKTISESDLNHSFSLTDLQDDIPTTFQGATASTSYGVQNSSAASFHQPTQPVAKNTSMSPRQRRAQQQSQRRLSTSPDVIQGHQPRDNHTDHGGSAVLIVILTLALAALIFRRIYLANEYIFDFEL from the exons ATGAAAGAAGCGGCAGAATTGAAAGATCCAACAGATCATTACCATGCGCAGCCTTTAGAG GATAACCTTTTTGAATGGCACTTCACGGTTAGAGGGCCCCCAGACTCCGATTTTGATGGAGGAGTTTATCACGGGCGGATAGTACTGCCACCAGAGTATCCCATGAAACCACCAAGCATTATTCTCCTAACG GCTAATGGTCGATTTGAAGTGGGCAAGAAAATCTGTTTGAGCATCTCAGGCCATCATCCTGAAACTTGGCAGCCTTCGTGGAGTA taaggACAGCATTATTAGCCATCATTGGGTTTATGCCAACAAAAGGAGAGGGAGCCATAGGTTCTCTAGATTACACTCCTGAGGAAAGAAGAGCACTTGCCAAAAA ATCACAAGATTTCTGTTGTGAAGGATGTGGCTCTGCCATGAAGGATGTCCTGTTGCCTTTAAAATCTGGAAGCGATTCAAGCCAAGCTGACCAAGAAGCCAAAGAACTGGCTAGGCAAATAAGCTTTAAG GCAGAAGTCAATTCATCTGGAAAGACTATCTCTGAGTCAGACTTAAACCACTCTTTTTCACTAACTGATTTACAAGATGATATACCTACAACATTCCAGGGTGCTACGGCCAGTACATCG TACGGAGTCCAGAATTCCTCAGCAGCATCCTTTCATCAACCTACCCAACCTGTAGCTAAGAATACCTCCATGAGCCCTCGACAGCGCCGGGCCCAGCAGCAGAGTCAGAGAAGGTTGTCTACTTCACCAGATGTAATCCAGGGCCACCAGCCAAGAGACAACCACACTGATCATGGTGGATCAGCTGTACTGATTGTCATCCTGACTTTGGCATTGGCAGCTCTTATATTCCGACGAATATATCTGGCCAATGAATACATATTTGACTTTGAGTTATAA
- the UBE2J1 gene encoding ubiquitin-conjugating enzyme E2 J1 isoform X1, translated as METRYNLKSPAVKRLMKEAAELKDPTDHYHAQPLEDNLFEWHFTVRGPPDSDFDGGVYHGRIVLPPEYPMKPPSIILLTANGRFEVGKKICLSISGHHPETWQPSWSIRTALLAIIGFMPTKGEGAIGSLDYTPEERRALAKKSQDFCCEGCGSAMKDVLLPLKSGSDSSQADQEAKELARQISFKAEVNSSGKTISESDLNHSFSLTDLQDDIPTTFQGATASTSYGVQNSSAASFHQPTQPVAKNTSMSPRQRRAQQQSQRRLSTSPDVIQGHQPRDNHTDHGGSAVLIVILTLALAALIFRRIYLANEYIFDFEL; from the exons ATGGAGACCCGCTACAACCTGAAGAGTCCGG ctgTTAAACGTTTAATGAAAGAAGCGGCAGAATTGAAAGATCCAACAGATCATTACCATGCGCAGCCTTTAGAG GATAACCTTTTTGAATGGCACTTCACGGTTAGAGGGCCCCCAGACTCCGATTTTGATGGAGGAGTTTATCACGGGCGGATAGTACTGCCACCAGAGTATCCCATGAAACCACCAAGCATTATTCTCCTAACG GCTAATGGTCGATTTGAAGTGGGCAAGAAAATCTGTTTGAGCATCTCAGGCCATCATCCTGAAACTTGGCAGCCTTCGTGGAGTA taaggACAGCATTATTAGCCATCATTGGGTTTATGCCAACAAAAGGAGAGGGAGCCATAGGTTCTCTAGATTACACTCCTGAGGAAAGAAGAGCACTTGCCAAAAA ATCACAAGATTTCTGTTGTGAAGGATGTGGCTCTGCCATGAAGGATGTCCTGTTGCCTTTAAAATCTGGAAGCGATTCAAGCCAAGCTGACCAAGAAGCCAAAGAACTGGCTAGGCAAATAAGCTTTAAG GCAGAAGTCAATTCATCTGGAAAGACTATCTCTGAGTCAGACTTAAACCACTCTTTTTCACTAACTGATTTACAAGATGATATACCTACAACATTCCAGGGTGCTACGGCCAGTACATCG TACGGAGTCCAGAATTCCTCAGCAGCATCCTTTCATCAACCTACCCAACCTGTAGCTAAGAATACCTCCATGAGCCCTCGACAGCGCCGGGCCCAGCAGCAGAGTCAGAGAAGGTTGTCTACTTCACCAGATGTAATCCAGGGCCACCAGCCAAGAGACAACCACACTGATCATGGTGGATCAGCTGTACTGATTGTCATCCTGACTTTGGCATTGGCAGCTCTTATATTCCGACGAATATATCTGGCCAATGAATACATATTTGACTTTGAGTTATAA